GGGATTGCCCTTTTTTCGGGAATTGGCATTGTCGCTGCAATTGGGATCGGTATTATTTTATTTGTACTAATGATCGTCGGCATTACACCGTTTTTGGGTGGTTTTGGGGGCGGTGGCGGCTTTGGCGGCGGCGGTTTTGGCACAGGTGGCTATAGCGGTGGTGGTGGTGGCTTTGGTGGTGGTGGAGCATCAGGATCATGGTAAAAGTAGCGTTACAAGCAACAACGCAACCCAGTTTTAAACGTTGGTTGAAACACGCCTGTTATTTCCCGTGGATAACTTGGCGTTACTTTAACCAAGATGCACAAACGCAAATTGAGTTAGCCGTAGAACGGGCAGAACTTACCCAACCCGGTGAGATTCAAGTCATTATTGAGGGCAGCTTGCCACTGTTAAGCGCTTATCATCAAGATACACCACAACGGGCGCTTAGCCTATTTGGTGAATACAATGTTTGGGATACCGCTTATAATTCCGGTATTCTGTTGTATATCAATTTATGCGCGCATCGGGTGGAATTACTCGC
This DNA window, taken from Candidatus Thiocaldithrix dubininis, encodes the following:
- a CDS encoding TPM domain-containing protein, producing MVKVALQATTQPSFKRWLKHACYFPWITWRYFNQDAQTQIELAVERAELTQPGEIQVIIEGSLPLLSAYHQDTPQRALSLFGEYNVWDTAYNSGILLYINLCAHRVELLADRGIDEFVDHSHWKAICDTVSQSIDTPQRVAGVVQGINEIGQTLHAFYKAQVQDPGNELTNKPVLI